Proteins encoded in a region of the Pigmentiphaga litoralis genome:
- a CDS encoding NADP-dependent isocitrate dehydrogenase translates to MATTSKIIYTLTDEAPALATYSLLPIVKAFTRSSGIDVETRDISLAGRIISAFPDFLDDSQKIGAALAELGELATKPEANIIKLPNISASIPQLKAAIKELQDQGYKLPNYPDEAKTDADKDVKSRYDKIKGSAVNPVLREGNSDRRAPLSVKNYARKHPHKMGAWSADSKAHVAHMDQGDFYGSEKSALIADAGAVKIELTAADGTKTVLKEKTAVKAGEIIDASVMSKQALTSFIEAQIADAKAKNVLFSVHLKATMMKVSDPIIFGTVVSVFYKDVLTKYADALKQAGFDPNNGIGDLYAKLKSLPADTQAAIEADMKALYESRPQLAMVNSDKGITSLHVPSDVIVDASMPAMIRESGKMWDAEGKLQDAKAVIPDRCYAGVYQTTIDDCKKNGPFDPVTMGSVPNVGLMAQAAEEYGSHDKTFQIPTAGTVTVTDTSGKVLLEQKVQEGDLWRMCQTKDAPVQDWVKLAVNRARATGVPAIFWLDKNRAHDAQIIAKVNHYLKDHDTNGLDIQIMSPVEATQFSIDRIRQGKDTISVTGNVLRDYLTDLFPILEVGTSAKMLSIVPLMAGGGLFETGAGGSAPKHVQQFVEEGFLRWDSLGEFLALAASLEHLGNTYGNPKANVLAKTLDQATGKFLDEDKSPSRKVGGLDNRGSHFYLGLYWAQALAAQTEDKELQQQFTSVARELEGNEAKILEELTAAQGKPVQIGGYYRPDTALTEKAMRPSTTLNATIDAVK, encoded by the coding sequence GTGGCTACTACATCCAAAATCATTTATACGCTTACCGACGAGGCTCCCGCACTGGCGACCTATTCGCTGTTGCCGATCGTCAAGGCGTTCACCCGCTCGTCGGGCATCGACGTGGAAACGCGCGACATCTCGCTCGCCGGCCGCATCATCTCCGCCTTCCCGGATTTCCTGGACGACTCGCAAAAGATCGGCGCGGCGCTGGCCGAACTCGGTGAACTGGCCACGAAGCCCGAAGCCAACATCATCAAGCTGCCCAACATCAGCGCCTCGATTCCGCAGCTCAAGGCCGCGATCAAGGAACTGCAGGACCAGGGCTACAAGCTCCCGAACTACCCCGACGAAGCCAAGACCGACGCCGACAAGGACGTCAAGTCCCGCTACGACAAGATCAAGGGCAGCGCGGTCAACCCCGTGCTGCGTGAAGGCAACTCCGACCGCCGCGCGCCGCTGTCGGTCAAGAACTACGCCCGCAAGCACCCGCACAAGATGGGTGCCTGGAGCGCCGATTCGAAGGCCCACGTCGCGCACATGGACCAGGGCGATTTCTACGGTAGCGAAAAGTCGGCCCTGATCGCCGATGCCGGCGCCGTCAAGATCGAACTGACCGCCGCCGACGGCACCAAGACCGTGCTGAAGGAAAAGACCGCCGTCAAGGCAGGCGAGATCATCGACGCGTCCGTCATGAGCAAGCAGGCCCTGACCAGCTTCATCGAAGCCCAGATCGCCGACGCCAAGGCCAAGAACGTGCTGTTCTCGGTCCACCTGAAGGCCACCATGATGAAGGTCTCCGACCCGATCATCTTCGGTACGGTCGTCTCGGTGTTCTACAAGGACGTGCTGACCAAGTACGCCGACGCGCTCAAGCAGGCCGGTTTCGACCCCAACAACGGGATCGGTGACCTGTACGCCAAGCTCAAGTCGCTGCCAGCCGATACGCAAGCCGCGATCGAAGCCGACATGAAGGCGCTGTACGAAAGCCGTCCGCAACTGGCCATGGTCAACTCCGACAAGGGCATCACCAGCCTGCATGTGCCCAGCGACGTGATCGTCGACGCGTCCATGCCTGCCATGATCCGCGAGTCGGGCAAGATGTGGGACGCCGAAGGCAAGCTGCAGGACGCCAAGGCCGTGATCCCCGATCGCTGCTATGCCGGCGTCTACCAGACCACCATCGACGACTGCAAAAAGAACGGTCCGTTCGATCCGGTCACGATGGGTTCGGTGCCGAACGTGGGCCTGATGGCTCAGGCCGCCGAAGAATACGGTTCGCACGACAAGACCTTCCAGATCCCGACCGCCGGCACCGTCACCGTGACCGACACGTCGGGCAAGGTCCTGCTGGAACAGAAAGTACAGGAAGGCGACCTCTGGCGCATGTGCCAGACCAAGGACGCGCCGGTCCAAGACTGGGTCAAGCTGGCTGTCAACCGCGCCCGCGCGACCGGCGTTCCTGCCATCTTCTGGCTGGACAAGAACCGCGCCCACGACGCGCAGATCATTGCCAAGGTCAACCATTACCTGAAGGACCACGACACCAACGGTCTGGACATCCAGATCATGTCGCCGGTCGAAGCCACGCAGTTCTCGATCGACCGTATCCGTCAGGGCAAGGACACGATCTCGGTCACCGGCAACGTGCTGCGCGACTACCTGACCGACCTGTTCCCGATCCTGGAAGTCGGTACCAGCGCCAAGATGCTGTCCATCGTTCCGCTGATGGCCGGCGGCGGCCTGTTCGAAACCGGCGCGGGCGGCTCGGCCCCCAAGCACGTTCAGCAGTTCGTTGAAGAAGGCTTCCTGCGTTGGGATTCGCTGGGTGAATTCCTGGCCCTGGCCGCGTCGCTGGAACATCTGGGCAACACGTACGGCAACCCCAAGGCCAACGTGCTGGCCAAGACGCTGGACCAGGCAACCGGCAAGTTCCTGGACGAAGACAAGTCGCCTTCGCGCAAGGTTGGCGGTCTGGACAACCGTGGCAGCCACTTCTACCTGGGCTTGTACTGGGCGCAGGCACTGGCCGCACAGACGGAAGACAAGGAACTGCAGCAGCAATTCACGAGCGTCGCCAGGGAGCTGGAAGGCAACGAAGCGAAGATCCTGGAAGAGCTGACGGCTGCCCAGGGCAAGCCGGTGCAGATCGGCGGTTACTACCGTCCGGACACCGCGCTGACCGAAAAGGCCATGCGCCCCAGCACCACCTTGAACGCCACGATCGACGCCGTCAAATAA
- a CDS encoding TonB-dependent siderophore receptor yields the protein MSTSPSPAFFAPVPLALALSALWAFPPAAAQTPPGPSAAQTSDAPVGVLLPTVDVIGGGAPGGAYQPDDVRAAKTDLPLRELPQSVRIMSRETLDDLGATRLDDVIDTVAGVSRQHNFGGLWDNVAIRGLPGNENTGSATLLNGFAGNRGFNAPRDLAGVERIEFLKGPAAALYGSSEPGGTLNIVSKRPRWTAANVLDTQISSQGFARGAIDSTGPLSSSVAYRLNVAAEGGNTFRDHVNSNRQVFAPALTWKLSNDTMLEYVGEVLRHSANLDRGVVAINNRLGTIPRSRFLGEPSDGRMTIKNQSHQLVLSHQWNDTWRSRVGLSYRDTSLDGFSTEASSLSANGILNRQRRFRNYQSHDVGLQAEVQGNFSTGSIKHDLLIGVETFHYNMDTLALRANPTTAAPYAIDIYQPVYGQPQPALLPNTATLERQRGTALYLQDAIELAPQWRLLGGMRVDTTRQSLLNRRTGVTTSQDPTATSPKLGISWLPDRQWTVYANAGTSFRPNAGADVATRSFAPEEGRAVELGTKWENADQTLGATASLFDIRKRNVLTGDPLNPGFSISAGEVRSRGVEAEANGQVSRHWRVNASLTVNEVEVRKDNSLEVGGRLLNTPAITASVLTMYENVLGNGDRYGLGGGVTHVGKRLGEARTQAQANEGAPAFMLPAYTVARLSAYWRVNPKMKLSVDVHNLFDKTTYVSSYNRLWVAPGASRTVIVGLHANF from the coding sequence ATGTCCACGTCCCCCTCTCCGGCGTTCTTCGCGCCGGTTCCGCTCGCACTCGCCCTGAGCGCCCTCTGGGCATTCCCTCCCGCCGCCGCCCAAACGCCTCCCGGCCCGTCGGCCGCACAGACTTCCGACGCGCCGGTGGGCGTGCTGCTGCCGACAGTCGACGTCATCGGTGGCGGAGCCCCCGGAGGCGCCTACCAGCCGGACGACGTGCGCGCGGCCAAGACGGATCTGCCGCTGCGCGAGCTGCCGCAATCGGTGCGGATCATGTCGCGCGAGACGCTGGACGACCTGGGCGCGACACGCCTGGACGATGTGATCGACACGGTGGCGGGCGTATCAAGGCAGCACAACTTTGGCGGCCTGTGGGACAACGTGGCGATCCGCGGCCTGCCTGGCAATGAAAACACCGGGTCCGCCACCTTGCTGAATGGATTTGCCGGCAACCGCGGCTTCAATGCGCCGCGTGACCTGGCGGGGGTGGAACGGATCGAATTCCTGAAGGGACCGGCCGCCGCCTTGTACGGCAGCAGCGAGCCGGGCGGCACGCTCAATATCGTTTCCAAGCGGCCACGATGGACCGCCGCCAACGTGCTCGACACACAGATCAGCAGCCAGGGCTTTGCGCGCGGCGCAATCGACAGCACAGGGCCGCTCAGCAGTTCGGTGGCCTATCGCCTCAACGTCGCGGCCGAAGGGGGCAATACCTTTCGCGACCACGTGAACAGCAACCGTCAGGTGTTTGCGCCCGCGCTGACGTGGAAGCTCAGCAATGACACGATGCTGGAATACGTGGGCGAAGTGCTCCGTCATTCCGCCAACCTGGATCGCGGGGTCGTTGCGATCAACAACCGTCTGGGCACGATTCCGCGGTCACGGTTCCTGGGCGAACCATCCGACGGCCGGATGACGATCAAGAACCAAAGCCACCAGCTCGTGCTCTCGCATCAGTGGAACGACACGTGGCGCAGCCGCGTGGGCCTGTCGTATCGGGACACGTCGCTCGACGGGTTTTCAACCGAAGCCAGCAGTCTGTCGGCCAATGGCATCCTGAACCGCCAACGGCGCTTCCGGAATTACCAGTCGCATGATGTCGGCCTGCAGGCCGAAGTGCAGGGCAACTTCAGCACGGGCAGCATCAAGCATGACCTGCTGATCGGCGTCGAAACCTTCCACTACAACATGGACACGCTGGCGCTGCGGGCCAACCCGACCACGGCCGCACCGTATGCCATCGACATCTACCAGCCTGTCTATGGCCAGCCGCAACCCGCGTTGCTCCCGAACACGGCGACGCTGGAACGCCAGCGCGGCACGGCGCTCTACCTGCAGGACGCCATCGAGCTGGCGCCGCAGTGGCGATTGTTGGGCGGCATGCGCGTAGACACGACGCGCCAGTCGCTGCTCAATCGCCGGACTGGCGTGACGACGTCGCAGGACCCGACGGCCACCTCGCCCAAGCTGGGCATCAGCTGGCTGCCCGATCGCCAGTGGACGGTGTATGCGAATGCCGGCACGTCATTCCGGCCCAATGCGGGCGCCGACGTTGCCACGCGCAGCTTCGCGCCCGAAGAAGGCCGCGCGGTCGAACTTGGCACCAAGTGGGAAAACGCCGACCAGACGCTGGGCGCGACGGCATCCTTGTTCGACATCCGCAAACGCAATGTGCTGACCGGCGATCCGCTCAATCCCGGCTTTTCGATCTCGGCCGGTGAAGTGCGCAGCCGAGGCGTCGAGGCCGAGGCGAACGGCCAGGTCTCGCGCCACTGGCGGGTCAACGCCAGCCTGACGGTCAACGAGGTCGAAGTGCGCAAGGACAACTCGCTGGAAGTCGGCGGCCGTCTGCTGAACACGCCCGCCATCACCGCCAGTGTGCTGACGATGTACGAAAACGTGCTGGGCAACGGCGACCGCTATGGCCTGGGTGGGGGCGTGACCCACGTGGGCAAGCGGCTGGGTGAAGCCCGCACGCAGGCGCAGGCCAACGAAGGCGCGCCAGCCTTCATGCTGCCTGCCTATACCGTGGCGCGGCTCAGCGCCTACTGGCGCGTCAATCCCAAGATGAAGCTGTCGGTTGACGTTCATAACCTGTTCGATAAGACCACCTACGTCAGTTCCTACAACCGTCTGTGGGTGGCTCCGGGCGCGTCGCGCACGGTCATCGTCGGCCTCCATGCAAATTTTTAA
- a CDS encoding ABC transporter ATP-binding protein yields MNALLHAVAPRQKEPVLEARAVTAGYRDKTILHGLDLAVHAGEIYALLGGNGAGKTTTLSLLLGLIAPYSGSLNVNGIDPSAEPGLARRHLAYIPENVALYEHLTARENLAYLLDLARQEGAHAAIGPALTAAGLAESAWDRRVAGFSKGMRQKVAIALALARRVPALLLDEPTSGLDPQATAEFHTALQVLRERGVAILMVTHDLLSAADVADRIGFLSKGCLSEVVSSAGAERFDVRALYRRYTAGSEPCASSS; encoded by the coding sequence ATGAACGCACTGCTTCACGCCGTCGCGCCTCGCCAGAAAGAGCCCGTGCTCGAAGCCCGGGCCGTCACCGCGGGCTATCGGGACAAGACCATTCTTCATGGCCTGGATCTGGCCGTCCATGCCGGCGAAATCTATGCGCTGCTGGGGGGCAACGGTGCAGGCAAGACCACCACGCTAAGCTTGCTGCTTGGTCTGATCGCCCCGTACTCGGGCTCCCTGAACGTCAACGGGATCGACCCGTCCGCCGAGCCGGGACTGGCGCGCCGCCACCTGGCCTACATCCCGGAAAACGTCGCGCTGTACGAGCACCTGACGGCCCGGGAAAACCTGGCCTACCTGCTGGACCTGGCAAGGCAGGAGGGTGCACACGCTGCCATCGGGCCTGCCTTGACGGCGGCCGGGCTGGCCGAATCAGCCTGGGACCGCCGCGTTGCGGGCTTTTCCAAAGGCATGCGGCAAAAGGTGGCGATCGCGCTGGCATTGGCCCGGCGCGTGCCCGCCTTGCTGCTGGACGAGCCCACCTCCGGCCTGGATCCGCAGGCCACGGCCGAATTCCATACCGCCCTCCAGGTGCTGCGCGAACGGGGCGTGGCGATCCTGATGGTGACCCACGACTTGCTCAGCGCGGCCGACGTGGCGGACCGCATCGGGTTTCTTTCCAAAGGCTGCCTGTCCGAAGTCGTGAGTTCGGCAGGCGCCGAACGATTCGACGTCCGTGCGCTGTATCGCCGCTACACCGCCGGGAGCGAGCCATGCGCGTCATCTTCCTGA